The following coding sequences are from one Pristis pectinata isolate sPriPec2 chromosome 18, sPriPec2.1.pri, whole genome shotgun sequence window:
- the LOC127579851 gene encoding sulfotransferase 2B1-like: MSELNVEYEGLLFPKHVSSQESLRYAREDFQVRDDDVFIVTYPKSGTTWMQEILPLIYSNGDLTPVLTIQNWQRVPWLEHIHSRVLLEERPSPRLITTHFQAHMFPKTFFKSKAKVIYMGRNPRDALVSSFHYHGIASFLEDPGTFDEFIEKFLEGRVMYGSWFDHIKSWWPAKDQDNFLFLTYEEMLQDTRSTLVKLGEFLGKQLSDDVIETIANQSKFNNMKQNNMSNYSFVPTEMINQKETSFFRKGIAGDWKNHFTPAQTERFNSVYAQKMKGLNFPYYKD; encoded by the exons ATGAGTGAGCTCAATGTTGAGTACGAGGGGCTGCTGTTCCCCAAACACGTCAGCTCGCAAGAAAGCCTGAGATATGCGCGGGAGGACTTCCAGGTCCGGGACGATGATGTTTTTATTGTCACCTATCCCAAATCAG GTaccacatggatgcaagaaataTTGCCGCTAATCTACAGCAACGGGGATCTGACTCCAGTACTAACCATTCAAAACTGGCAACGGGTTCCGTGGTTGGAGCATATACATAGTAGAGTCCTGCTGGAGGAGAGACCATCACCTCGGCTTATTACAACACACTTTCAAGCACACATGTTTCCAAAGACCTTCTTTAAGTCAAAAGCAAAA GTTATTTACATGGGACGAAATCCAAGGGATGCTCTTGTTTCATCCTTTCACTATCATGGTATAGCCTCATTCTTGGAGGATCCAGGCACCTTTGATGAGTTCATTGAGAAGTTCTTGGAAGGAAGAG TGATGTATGGTTCCTGGTTTGACCATATTAAGAGCTGGTGGCCAGCAAAAGATCAGGACAACTTCTTGTTTCTAACCTATGAAGAGATGTTGCAG GACACTCGAAGTACTTTGGTGAAACTTGGGGAATTTCTGGGAAAGCAGTTGAGTGACGACGTGATCGAGACAATTGCAAATCAAAGCAAATTCAACAACATGAAGCAAAACAACATGTCCAACTACAGCTTTGTACCCACAGAAATGATTAATCAAAAGGAAACCAGCTTCTTCAGAAAAG GCATTGCTGGAGACTGGAAAAACCATTTTACCCCAGCCCAGACCGAACGTTTTAATTCAGTGTATGCCCAAAAAATGAAAGGATTGAATTTTCCATACTACAAAGACTGA